The sequence CACGATCAGGAGGACAACCAGCGAATAGGCCGTGATAACGCTCCATGAGCCGTCGAGAGTCGCCACCGTCGTCGCCGTCAAAACCACGAGAATAATTGCGCCCGTATCGGTAGTCTTGGTCAAGTCACGCCGGGAGCGCATCCACGCACCAAACCAGGGTTGCAGAAGCTGCCCGGCGATAAACGGCAACAGCAGTTTGACAAGGATCGAGCCAAACCCGCCGGTATCTGCACCGGGAACACTCATGAAAACTGCAACTAAAACTGGAGTGATAAACATTCCGGCAATATTCGATAGGGTCGCAGCAGCGATTGCAGCACCAACATTACCGTTCGCGATAGACACAAATGTCACCGAAGATTGAACCGTAGACGGCAATAATGACAGGTAAAAAATCCCGCGAGCAAGTTCCGGACCGAGTAGGGGAGACGCAAGCGTCGCAACTCCCCAACCCTCCAACGGAAAAATCACGAACGTCGCAAGCAGAATCGAACCTTGCAGGCGGATATTAGCTAAACCGCTCAGAACCTCGCGAGTAGGCAACCGCATCCCATATAAGAGGAAAACGAGCGCAACTCCAATATCGGCAGCGATTCCAAACCCGTTTGCGACTTCACGTGAAAACGGAATAAACAATCCCGCGCAGAGCGCAAGAATTATCCCGATAATCAGCGGATCTTTGCGCACATTACGCCCACGGGCCGTAAATGACAGTCCACTCAGCTATCTCAACGTTGGCTAAGACGCCAGCTTTGTTGAACGGGTCATCTGCGAGTAGCTCCCGTGCCTTGTTCTCCGATTCGGCGTCGACGACGATCAATGCGCGTCCGCCCGCCATTGGACCGGAAGCCTTGAGAGCGCCCTTATCGAAGAGCATTTTTAAGAACTCACGGTGACGTGGACGTACCTCCGTCGTGAGAGCAGTTTGGGCTGGATCGTATGTATAAATAACAGCAAATGTACTCATGTGTACTATCTTACGTTGTGCTAACCGAAAACTGATATGGAAACGTGTCGGATGTGGTCGGTATTATCGTAGACGTGCATGATTCAATACATATTCAAGGTGCTAGAGAGCATAATCTTCGTAACGTCACGCTGGATATTCCGCGGGACAAGATGGTTGTGTTCACTGGCCTGTCGGGTTCTGGTAAGTCGTCCTTAGCATTCGATACTATTTTTGCCGAGGGCCAACGTCGCTACGTCGAGTCTTTATCAGCGTATGCTCGCCAGTTCTTAGGGCAGATGGATAAGCCTGCTGTTGATTTTATTGAAGGACTCTCACCGGCTGTTTCGATCGATCAGAAATCTACAAATCGTAATCCACGGTCTACCGTTGGAACGATTACCGAAGTATATGATTATTTGCGTTTACTCTATGCCCGTGCAGGTACGCAGTACTGTCCGGTCTGTAATGCGCTGATCGAAGCGCAGTCAGCCGAACAGATTGTCAACCGGCTGCTCGAAGAAGAAGATAAAACCCGGTTGCATATTTTGGCGCCAGTTGTTCGTGGCCGCAAGGGCGAACATCTTGAACTACTTAAACAGCTGCAAACTGATGGATATTCGCGTGCCCGCATTGACGGCACTGTTTATCGTTTAGATGAAGCACCAGCATTAGCTAAAACATATAAGCACGATATCGATGTCGTTGTAGACCGCTTAGCTATTCGCGATGGTATCCGTTCCCGACTGAATGACTCGGTAGAAAATGCGTTACGGTTAGCAAAAGGCGTTGCCGTCGTGGAATTTGTTGATCGCGATGCCGATGACCCAACTCGGGAACGGCGATTCTCTGAGCATCGTGCTTGCCCGAATGATCATCCGTTAGAACTAGAAGAAATAGAGCCCCGCACATTTTCATTTAATGCGCCCTATGGTGCCTGTCCCGAATGCGACGGCATTGGTTTCAAATTGCAAGTAGATCCGGACTTGGTTATCCCAGATGAGGACATTTCGATCGAGGACGGAGCAATCGTTCCATGGTCGGTTACGGCTTCAGCATCGGCACGTGACTACTATCAACGTCAGCTTGCTAGCCTGGCAGAAGATATGGGATTTGAGCTCTCTACACCCTGGAAGAAGCTTCCCAAAGCTGCAAAGGAAGCGATATTGCGGGGCCGGGATTTCAAAGTGAAAATGAAGTACCGGAACCGGTGGGGACGCGAAAAAGTCTACTCCTCGGGATTTGAAGGCGTCTTGAACTATGTCAAGCGCAAGCACAATGAGACTGAATCCGAGTGGTCTAAAGAGCGGTTTGCTGGCTTTATGCGGGAAGTTGCATGCCCTGTCTGCCATGGTGCACGTCTGCGCCCTGAGGTTTTAGCCGTACGAGTTGGAGAACTCAATATCGCCGAGCTCACGGACTTACCGATCGGTGAAGCTCTGGACTACGTTACACATATTGAGCTCTCGGAAAGATCCCAAAAAATTGCGGAACAAGTCTTGCGTGAGGTTATTGAACGGTTAACATTCCTGGTTTCTGTTGGGTTGGACTATCTAACACTATCTCGCGCTGCTGGTACCTTGTCTGGTGGTGAAGCTCAACGAATCCGGCTAGCTACCCAGATTGGCTCTGGGCTCGTTGGTGTACTGTATGTTCTCGACGAACCATCGATCGGGCTGCACCAGCGTGACAATGAAAAATTATTAGAAGCCTTGACTCGATTGCGCGATTTAGGCAATACCCTAATCGTGGTTGAGCACGACGAAGATACCATTCGGCAAGCAGATTGGCTCGTCGATATTGGACCAGGCGCAGGGGAGCACGGCGGTGAGATTGTGTTCTCTGGTGAGCCTGCAGATATTGTGAATGCGGAGCGTTCTATTACTGGTCAGTATTTAACAGGTAAACGCGTTATTGCAGTCCCGCAAGAACGGCGTAAGGTTGATAAAAAGCGCCAGATTACCGTTACCGGAGCACAGGAGAACAATCTTCAGAACGTGACGGTAAAGTTCCCAATTGGCGTGTTTACCGCGGTCACTGGGGTATCTGGGTCGGGCAAGTCATCGCTCGTCAACACAATTTTGTATAAAGTGTTGGCCAATCAGCTCAACCGCGCCCGGTCATTGCCTGGCCGGCACAAGAAAGTCACCGGTTTGGAAGAACTCGATAAGGTCGTGCACGTCGATCAGTCACCGATTGGGCGCTCGCCACGCTCGAATCCTGCTACATACACGGGCATGTGGGATCCGATCCGAAAGCTGTTCGCCGAAACGCAAGAAGCAAAGGTTCGCGGATACGGCCCGGGGCGTTTCTCCTTCAACGTCAAGGGCGGACGCTGCGAAGCTTGCTCTGGTGATGGCACGATTAAGATTGAGATGAACTTCTTGCCCGACGTCTACGTGCCATGCGAAGTTTGCCATGGTGCGCGCTATAACAGCGAAACTCTCCAGGTTCATTACAAAGGTAAGAACGTTGCCGAAGTCCTCGATATGACGATTTCCGAGGCACGTGAGTTCTTCGGTAATGTCACCCGTATAGCAAAATATCTCGACATGCTTGAGCTTGTCGGTTTGGGATACGTCAGGCTAGGTCAGCCGGCCACCACGCTTTCCGGCGGTGAAGCACAGCGCGTGAAGCTCGCATCCGAACTCCATCGTCGTTCAACCGGACGTACCGTCTACGTACTGGATGAGCCAACAACCGGGCTTCATTTCGAAGACGTGCGCAAACTCCTGAGCGTGTTGCAGTCGCTTACTGACAAGGGGAATACGGTTATTGTGATCGAGCACAATCTTGATGTCATCAAATCAGCAGATTGGGTTATTGATCTTGGTCCAGAAGGCGGAAAAGGCGGCGGTTTGGTGATTGCCGAAGGCACTCCAGAAGATGTTGCCGCGGTTCCCGAATCTCACACTGGTCGGTTCTTAAAACCGATCCTCGAATCGGCCACCTCTGAACGATAACAATGGCAGATCCACAGAGCTATCGACCAACGGATATCCCGGCTAACCCTGGGGTTTACCGTTTTATCGACGACGAAGGACGAGTTATTTACGTCGGTAAAGCATCGTCATTGCGTAACCGGCTCAGTAACTATTTCCAGGATCCCGCGCAGCTACATCCACGTACCCGGGCGATGGTGTTTACCGCCGTCGAGGTCAAATGGGTTGTCGTCGGCTCGGAAATCGAGGCGCTAACCCTCGAATACGCCTGGATTAAGGAATTCGCACCACGCTTCAACGTGATGTATCGCGACGATAAATCTTATCCGTATTTAGCCATCACGATGAGCGAACAGTTTCCACGTGTGCTTGTTACCCGTAACGCTCATCGGCGGAAAGACAAGTACTACGGTCCATACACGAAAGTCTGGGCCGTACGCGAAGCCCTCGATCTTCTCTTGCGTGTTTTCCCCATGCGTTCATGTACGAAAGGCGTTTTTAATAGTGCTCATCGAACGGGCCGTCCCTGCCTAAACGGCTACATAGACAAGTGCGCAGCTCCGTGTATTGGACGGATTAGCGAAACAGAGCACCGGCAAATTGCCAAGGATATGATCTCGTTCTTAGACGGCAGTGGCGAAAAACTGATTAAGCAAAAGACTGCTGAGATGAATCAAGCTGCCGCAGATTACGACTTCGAGCGCGCAGCAAGGTTACGAGATGACATCTCGGCTTTGACTACTGTTGCCGAACGCAACACTGTTGTTCTTGAGCATGATGTCGACGCCGATATTTTCGGTTTGGAGTTTGACGAGCTTGAGGCATCAGTTCAAGTGTTTTTCGTTCGTGGCGGGCGGATCCGTGGACAGCGCGGCTGGGTCACCACGGTAGAAGACCTCGGTGAGGCCGAGCTGTTGAATCAGCTGTTATTGCAAGTCTACGGCATGTATGCGGCGTCGCCGTCGTCGTCAAAACGTAGCCAAGCGCGGTCGGTGGACGACGTCGAACACACCGCAACAGATGCGATACCACGTGAGATTTGGGTACCGTCACAACCAACCGATAGTGAAGCACTCACGGCTTGGCTCAGCGAACTGCGTGGAGCTGGAGTGCGTATCCGGACTCCGCAACGCGGGCCCAAAGCACAACTAACTGAAACGGTTCATACCAATGCGGTCCAAGCGCTGCAACGGCATAAAATACAACGCGCTGGTGACATTACGGAACGTTCGCAGGCCCTCGAAGAGCTGCGAGATGGTCTGGAACTTGAGCGTGCTCCGTTACGGATCGAATGTTACGACATCTCGCATACTCAAGGGACCCACCAAGTCGGCTCAATGGTGGTTTTTGAAGATGCGTTAGCGAAAAAATCAGACTACCGGCATTTTATCGTGCGTGGTCCAGACGGTAACGGCGCCCGCGACGATACTGCCGCTATGGACGAAGTTTTACGACGCCGGCTCAGTCGCTTAACTGCTGGTGCACCGGCAGATGATGCCTCAGATGATGAGCCACTGACATCTGGTAACGATGTCACCGACAATAAGCCCCGCAGATTTGCTTACCGTCCTGATTTGATCGTAGTTGATGGTGGCTTGCCACAGGTCAATGCGGCTCAACGAGTAGTCGATGAACTCGGGGCAGACGTCATGATTATTGGGCTGGCAAAGCGACTCGAAGAAATCTGGATACCAGGGGAGGAGTTCCCGGTTATTTTGTCGCGTTCGTCGCCGGCTCTGCGACTGTTGCAATACTTGCGCGACGAGTCTCACCGTTTTGCGATTACTTTCCATCGCAAGAAACGAAGCAAGGCGATGACCAGATCGGCACTTGATGATGTGCCTGGCCTGGGACCGGCAAAGCAGAAAGCATTATTAAAACATTTTGGATCGCTTGCGAAGATTAAGGCAGCCTCACGAGAAGAATTACTTAGGGCACCGGGCATCGGCCCAGCTCTGGCTGATGCGTTGACCTCGCAACTAGCCAAAAATGATCAAGAACTGGCAGGATAGTGATATGGACAACATCAACGACACGGCAAATATTCCCCTTGGCATCATGATTGACGATGCCACAGCTAAGCTCCCGGTAGCTGAGATCCCAGAGATTCTTATTATCACTGGTATGTCTGGCGCAGGCCGCTCAAAAGCTGCTGCGACCCTGGAAGATCTTGGCTGGTATGTCGTTGACAACCTTCCTCCCCGGCTTCTGTCTGCTCTTGCGGGACTAGTGTCACCAACTTCCGGTGTAAGACGTCTGGCCGCTGTGGTTGACGTGCGTTCCCGGGAATTCTTTCAAGAACTTGAAGGCGTTATGGAAACACTTCAAGAACACTCAGTGGATTACCGTATTCTGTTTCTCGATGCTTCCGACCAAGCATTGATTCAACGCTACGAGTCAGTTCGCCGTCCACATCCGTTGCAAGGAGATGGCCGGTTGCTCGACGGCATCGCGCAAGAACGTGAAATACTTGCACCATTGCGCCGTCGTGCCGATACCCTTATCGATACCAGTGATCTCTCAGTTCACGATTTATCGCGCCAAATCCGGAAAGCTGTCGCATCTGTTTCGGATACTGACCCACACGTAACCGTCATGAGCTTCGGCTTCAAGTACGGCTTGCCGATGGATGCCGATCATGTGGCTGACGTACGCTTTTTGCCGAACCCTTATTGGGTAACTGAGTTGCGTAATTTAACCGGCCGTGATGCTCCAGTGCGTGATTTCGTTCTAGGTATTGATGGTGCCAAAGAGTTTGGGACAAAATATGTTGAGCTCATTCACCCAATTTTGGATGGGTATGTTCGTGAGCTGAAACCTTATGTCACGATCGCAATCGGATGCACTGGAGGCAAACACCGCTCCGTCGCTATGACAGAATTCGTATCCGAACAACTTCGTGCTCTCGGCCATTCGGTACGTACCATCCACCGCGATCTAGGACGTGAGTAATGGCAATATACAACGATGGCCCAACACGTGGGCCTAAAGTCGTTGCCCTAGGTGGTGGGCACGGCTTGTATGCAACGCTATCGGCGCTGCGTATTTTAACGCCACGCATTACTGCTGTGGTGACGGTTGCCGATGACGGTGGGTCGTCTGGTCGTATTCGTGAAGAAATGGATGTCCTACCTCCGGGAGATTTACGTATGGCGCTGGCCGCGCTGTGCGATGATACCGAGTGGGGACAAACGTGGCGAGATGTTTTACAGTATCGATTTGAGTCGGAAGGACCCCTGGGCGGGCACGCAGTCGGGAACTTACTCATTGTCGCTACCTGGCATCTGCTGCACGATCAGCTTGACGGACTTGATCTAGTAGGACGACTTTTAGGAATACACGGTCGCGTAGTGCCAATGTCTACTGCTCCACTGCAAATTGAAGCGGACGTTCGTGACGATTCGGGATTGACTACCTGCATTCGTGGACAAGCTGCAGTAGCAAAAGCTCATGCTTGTGTAGAACGTGTGGGGTTACTGCCGTCTAATCCACCTGCTCATCCGGCTGCACTGGAAGCGATCGAAGAAGCCGATTGGATCATTTTCGGTCCAGGATCTTGGTTTACTTCGATTATTCCGCATTTATTAGTGCCCGAAATATATTCGGCATTGTGCCGTACAAAGGCCAAAAAGATCTTGGTCATGAATCTCGCACCAGACGCTGAAACGCCGCACCTGCTGCCCAGCGAACTTATCGCATCTTTTAAGAAGTATGCGCCGGACTTCACGATTGACCGAGTTATCGTTGATCCGACTTCGGCGACCAGCGATACAGCGTTATCGTCACAAGCTTATGGATTAGGCGCAGAACCTTTTTATTATCACGTAGCGAAAAACGGCAATCCGGAAGTTCACGATCCGTTATTCCTAGCAACCGCTTTTCGTGAGGTTATTGATAGTTCTCCGCAATAGCTCCGCAGATAGTGGGTATGCTTGTACCATCAAAAAGTAAGTTTTACTAAGTGTAAAATGCCAGAATTTTTCAATGCTGTTAACGAAAGCAGGGAAGGCGGAACATATGCCAGCTTTGACAACGTTTGTAAAGGACGAAATCTCAGCAGTATATCCAACAAACTTGTCTGCCATGGTGGCTGAGCTATCTACAATGTTTCGGTTTGCTGGTGGTCTGCAGATTAATAGCGGAATTGTGTCTCTCCAAGCTGAGCTGACACACCCCGGTGCTACTCATCATCTCTCAGAGCTAGTGCGACGGGTGTACTCAATTGAGCCCGGTGTCGTAGCAATTAACAAGCCCATGCGACAGGGAAATACGTATTTATTGCGAGTTGTAAATGAGGGGGAGCGGCTAGCACGACGCGCCGGCCTCCTGGATCTTAGAGGTCGCCCAGTTCGTGGTTTAGCTCCACAGATTGTCGGTGGATCGAAAGCTGACGCAGCGGCCGCTTGGCGTGGTGCTTTCTTAGCACGAGGTACATTACTAGAGCCTGGCCGAAATGCTGCTTTAGAAGTTACCTGCCCATCGATGGAAGCGGCGTATGCGATTGGCGGCTTAGCGCGCCGTCTTGACGTGCCGTATCGAGCGCGCGAATCACGAGGTGCTTTCCGTGCAGATATTCGAGAAGGCGACGCTATTTCTACAATGCTCACGAGAATCGGTGCTCATGATGCTGTGCTGAAGTGGGAAGAACTACGCACTGAACGCGAGGTACATGGTCAAGCTAACCGGCTAGCTAATTTTGATGACGCAAATATGCGGCGCAGTGCTGATGCGGCAATCATAGCTGTCATTAGAGTAAAACGAGCATTTGAGATACTCGGTGATGATATTCCTGATAATCTGCGACAAGCCGGTGAATTTAGGATTAAGTATCCCGAAGATTCTTTGAATCTGCTTGGTGAACGACTAACACCACCAGCTACAAAAGATGCAGTAGCCGGGCGGCTGCGCCGCCTCAATACTATGGCAGATAAGCATGCTAGTGAATTAGGAATTCCTTCCACGATGGATGCCGTACGTGAGCAGACAGGTGTCACGGATCGCACACTCTGAGGCGGGCCCAAAGTCACTGGAATATCTACTATTCTGTGAAAACTTTCCAGAAATTTTCCCCTACGCGCGAAGTTACCTAGACAATAGGGGCAGAAAAACTTGTACAATAGAAAAGGATCGAACGCCACGTGTTTGAAAAGAAGGTGCGTTCGTGAGTCAGCGAGTACAGCTCGCTGAAAAATCTACAATGTGTACTTGTGTACACAAGGAGGATACGCAGTGACTATTCGCGTTGCTATTAACGGCTTTGGCCGTATTGGTCGTAACTTTATCCGCGCAGCATACAAGCGTGGAGCTAATTTTGAGGTTGTTGCAGTCAACGATTTGACCGACAACAAGACCCTCGCTCACCTACTTAAGCACGATTCAACTCTCGGCGCTTGGGACCACGAAGTTTCCCACGACGAGGATTCAATCGTTGTTGATGGTCGTAAGATCAAGGCTTTCGCAGAGCGCAACCCTGCTGATCTTCCATGGGGCGAACTCGACATCGACATCGTTATCGAGTCCACCGGTTTCTTCACCGACGCAACCAAGGCTAAGGCACACATCGAAGCTGGTGCTAAGAAGGTTATCATTTCCGCTCCAGCCAAGAACGAAGATGCTACCTTCGTCATGGGTGTTAACCACACCGATTACGATGCAGCAAAGCACAACATCATTTCGAACGCTTCCTGCACCACGAACTGCTTGGCTCCAGTAGCTAAGGTTCTTCAGGAGAAGTTCGGCATTGTCAAGGGTCTCATGACCACCGTTCACGCTTACACCGGTGATCAGCGCATCCTCGATGCTCCTCACTCGGATCTTCGTCGCGCACGCGCAGCTGCTATCAACATCGTTCCTACCAAGACCGGTGCCGCTGCTGCTGTTGCTCTCGTTCTCCCAGAGCTCAAGGGCAAGTTCGATGGTTTCGCAATGCGCGTTCCAGTCCCAACAGGTTCCGCTGTGGACTTGACCTTCGAGTCCGAGAAGTCTGATGTCACCGTTGAAGAAATCAACGCTGCTATCAAGGAAGCTGCTGAAGGCGAACTCAAGGGTATCCTCGCATACTCCGAAGAGCCACTCGTCTCCACCGACATCGTACACGATCCACACACCTCGATCTTCGATGCTGGCCTCACCAAGGTCATCGATGGTCAGGTCAAGATCATCTCTTGGTACGACAACGAATGGGGCTACTCCAACGCCCTCGTTTCCCTTGCCGAACTCGTTGCTTCCAAGTTCTGATTTCTCAAGAATTGATTGAGTAATGACTAGCGGGCCCGGGCATACGTGAGTGTGCCCGGGCCTTGCAGTTGCCATATCAGACCCTCGAATTTACAACCGATGTCCATTGCGACATCATCGATTCACCACAGAAGGACATTTATGAGGACTATTGACACGCTTGGCGATCTCGCCGGCAAGAAGGTTTTTGTGCGATCGGATTTCAACGTTCCGCTCGACGCCGATAAGAACATTACAGATGATGGCCGTATCAAGGCAGCGTTGCCTACAATTAAGCGTCTTGCTGATGCAGGTGCACGAGTTATCGTTGCTGCTCACCTCGGTCGTCCGAAGGGCAAAGTTAATCCTGATTTCTCGCTTGCTCCCGTAGCTAAGCGTCTCGGCGAGTTGCTGGGCAAGGACGTTGTACTCGCATCCGACACAATCGGCGAAAGTGCACATGCAGTTACCGCAGATATGGCGAATGGTGACGTCGTTCTTCTAGAGAATGTCCGTTTTGATCCTCGCGAGTCCTCTAAGGTCGACGCTGAACGCGAAGAGCTTGCTGCTGAATATGCAAAACTCGCTGATGCCTTCGTCTCCGATGGATTCGGCGTGGTACACCGCAAGCAAGCTTCGGTTTATGACATTGCTAAAGTCTTGCCGTCAGCAGCCGGCGAACTCGTTTTTAAGGAAATTGATTCGCTATCCAAGGCAACAGCAGAACCAGAGCGCCCATATACAGTCATTCTTGGTGGCGCTAAGGTCTCGGACAAGCTTGGCGTTATCGCTAACTTGCTGGAAAAAGCTGACCGCTTGATTATCGGTGGCGGAATGGCCTACACCTTCCTTAAAGCCAAAGGCTACGAAGTCGGCGCATCTCTTCTAGAAGAAGATCAAGTTGAAACAGCCAAGTCTTTCATCGATAAGGCTGCTGAAAAGGGTATCGAGTTCCTTCTGCCAATCGATACAATCGTCGCTCCAGAATTTAAGGCAGATGCTCCCGCAACTGTCGTTGCAGCTGACGCTATTCCGGCAGACAAGATGGGTCTAGATATCGGTCCGAAGACTGCGGATCTCTTCGCTAATGCCATTGCATCGTCGAAGACGGTAGCTTGGAACGGCCCAATGGGCGTTTTTGAGTTCGAAGCTTTCGCACAAGGTACAAAGGCTATTGCAGCTGCGCTAGAATCAGCAGCTGGCTTCACAATCGTTGGTGGCGGCGATTCTGCTGCTGCTGTTCGTCTCCTCGGTTTCGATGAGACAAAGTTTAACCATATTTCCACCGGCGGTGGCGCATCTCTCGAATACCTCGAGGGTAAAGAGCTACCTGGTATTGCAGTTCTGGAGGACTGATAATTATGACACGTACCCCAATTATGGCGGGCAACTGGAAGATGAACCTCGATCACCTCGAGGCAACCGCTCTGGTTCAGAAGCTTGGCTGGACACTCAACGATCTCAAGCACGATTTTTCGTCAGTTGAGTGTGTTGTTGTTCCACCATTTACCGATATCCGCTCCGTCCAGACTCTTGTTGAGGCAGAAAACTTCAAGATCACCTACGGCGCACAGGACGTTTCCATCAACGATGAAGGTGCTTTCACCGGTGAAATCTCAACCGGTATGCTGAACAAGCTTGGCGTCACATACGTCGTCGTTGGTCACTCCGAGCGACGCGAGTACCACGGTGAAACAAACGAATTGATCGGTCAGAAGGCTAAGAAGGTTCTTGATGCCGGTATGACCCCAATCGTGTGCTGCGGCGAAGCCCTCGAAGTTCGTAAAGAAGGCACGCACGTTGCCTACGTCCTCGGTCAGATTGAGGCCATGTTTGCAAAGCTCACTGCAGCAGAAGTAGCAAAACTTGTTGTTGCTTACGAGCCAATTTGGGCTATCGGCACCGGTGAAGTTGCAACGCCAGCCGATGCTCAGGAAGTGTGCGGTGCTATTCGCGGTAAGATTGCTGAGATGTTTGATGCCCCAACAGCTGAAGCTGTTCGTATCCAGTACGGTGGCTCAGTCAAGTCTTCGAACGTTGTTGAGATCATGGCACAGCCAGATGTTGACGGTGCACTTGTCGGCGGTGCTTCCCTCAGGGCAGAAGAATTTGCCAAGATTGTCACCTACAAGCAGGCATGATTTCGGCTTATACAGTTAAGTAGTCGTTTTCGTGACGAATCGCGCGGGTAAGAACTTTCATCTTACCCGCGCATTCTTGTATGCTGTAACAGGTACCTTATTCGTTAGAAAGAGTTCATATCGTGGCGATTCTCGAAATTATCATCACCGTTTTGCTGGTTATCTCCAGTCTATTGCTTATCGGCTCGATCCTTTTGCATAAAGGACGCGGCGGCGGTATCTCTGATATGTTTGGCGGTGGTATTTCAACCGCAATGCGTTCATCTGGAGTCGCCGAGAAAAATCTTAACCGAATCACAGTCATTGTGGCATTAGTGTGGATTACCTGTGTGATCTTGCTCGGCTTGATTACAAAAGTGAATTTCTAAAACCAGTATTTGCTTAATAGTTGGGGCTAGGCCAAAACTGACCTAGCCCCAACTATTGTTCCCAAGCTGTATGCGGGACTGAAAATTAATTAAATCAGTCCCGCACTGGACCTTTTAGTCTACCTGCGTTAGCGACTTCTTCGCTGCAGCTGCAATATTTTCTGGTGTCATCCCATATTCTTTCAAGAGGAAATTGCCGTTGGCAGATGCGCCGTAATGATCAATACCGACTGCCACGCCAGCATCACCAATAAGTGAACGCCAGCCGAATGTTGAGCCAGCTTCAACCGAGACACGAGCTTTTACACTGTGGGGGAGAACTGACTCACGATATTCAGAGTCTTCAGCCTCAAACCATTCAATACATGGCATAGATACAACACGAGCTCCAATACCTTCAGCAGCCAACAGCGAACGAGCTTCGAGGGCAACTGCTACTTCAGAACCGGTTGCGATCAAGATGACATCTACTTTTTCACTATCAGCCAGTACATATCCACCGCGCAAAACGCCTTCTGCAGAAGCGACTTCCTCGCGATCAAGAACCGGAAGGTTCTGACGAGATAGCACAATACCCGCTGGGTTGCTATCCCGCTCCAGAATTCCGCGCCATGCGTATGCTGTTTCATTCGCATCTGCGGGTCGAACAATGTCTAGACCAGGAATTGCACGATAGGACCACAAGTGCTCAATTGGCTGATGCGTTGGACCGTCCTCGCCGACCCCAACAGAGTCGTGTGTCCAAACAAAAATCGATGGCACATGCATGAGTGCTGCAAGGCGGACAGCGGGACGCATATAGTCAGAAAACACGAAGAAGGTTCCGCCGTATGGACGGGTTAAACCATGAAGAGAAATACCATTAAGGATGGCACCCATCGCGTGCTCACGAATACCGAAATGTAGGGTACGGCCATACTCGTTGCCGGCAAACAAACTGGATGAGCGACCAGCAGGCAGGAATGACGGTTCGCCAACCATAGTTGTGTTATTAGAACCAGCAAGATCGGCTGAACCACCCCACAGCTCAGGTAATACGTCTTTAATTGCCGTCAAGACCTTGCCGGAGGCAGCACGTGTCGCCATCGACGCACCCGCTT is a genomic window of Arcanobacterium phocae containing:
- a CDS encoding bile acid:sodium symporter family protein, translated to MRKDPLIIGIILALCAGLFIPFSREVANGFGIAADIGVALVFLLYGMRLPTREVLSGLANIRLQGSILLATFVIFPLEGWGVATLASPLLGPELARGIFYLSLLPSTVQSSVTFVSIANGNVGAAIAAATLSNIAGMFITPVLVAVFMSVPGADTGGFGSILVKLLLPFIAGQLLQPWFGAWMRSRRDLTKTTDTGAIILVVLTATTVATLDGSWSVITAYSLVVLLIVLALFLALMLTLTWFGSLGLARKDRIVLLMCGSKKSLATGLPMANALFVASLVGTIGIPLIIFHQLQLMVCAVIARKLSRSHL
- a CDS encoding YciI family protein, which produces MSTFAVIYTYDPAQTALTTEVRPRHREFLKMLFDKGALKASGPMAGGRALIVVDAESENKARELLADDPFNKAGVLANVEIAEWTVIYGPWA
- the uvrA gene encoding excinuclease ABC subunit UvrA gives rise to the protein MHDSIHIQGAREHNLRNVTLDIPRDKMVVFTGLSGSGKSSLAFDTIFAEGQRRYVESLSAYARQFLGQMDKPAVDFIEGLSPAVSIDQKSTNRNPRSTVGTITEVYDYLRLLYARAGTQYCPVCNALIEAQSAEQIVNRLLEEEDKTRLHILAPVVRGRKGEHLELLKQLQTDGYSRARIDGTVYRLDEAPALAKTYKHDIDVVVDRLAIRDGIRSRLNDSVENALRLAKGVAVVEFVDRDADDPTRERRFSEHRACPNDHPLELEEIEPRTFSFNAPYGACPECDGIGFKLQVDPDLVIPDEDISIEDGAIVPWSVTASASARDYYQRQLASLAEDMGFELSTPWKKLPKAAKEAILRGRDFKVKMKYRNRWGREKVYSSGFEGVLNYVKRKHNETESEWSKERFAGFMREVACPVCHGARLRPEVLAVRVGELNIAELTDLPIGEALDYVTHIELSERSQKIAEQVLREVIERLTFLVSVGLDYLTLSRAAGTLSGGEAQRIRLATQIGSGLVGVLYVLDEPSIGLHQRDNEKLLEALTRLRDLGNTLIVVEHDEDTIRQADWLVDIGPGAGEHGGEIVFSGEPADIVNAERSITGQYLTGKRVIAVPQERRKVDKKRQITVTGAQENNLQNVTVKFPIGVFTAVTGVSGSGKSSLVNTILYKVLANQLNRARSLPGRHKKVTGLEELDKVVHVDQSPIGRSPRSNPATYTGMWDPIRKLFAETQEAKVRGYGPGRFSFNVKGGRCEACSGDGTIKIEMNFLPDVYVPCEVCHGARYNSETLQVHYKGKNVAEVLDMTISEAREFFGNVTRIAKYLDMLELVGLGYVRLGQPATTLSGGEAQRVKLASELHRRSTGRTVYVLDEPTTGLHFEDVRKLLSVLQSLTDKGNTVIVIEHNLDVIKSADWVIDLGPEGGKGGGLVIAEGTPEDVAAVPESHTGRFLKPILESATSER
- the uvrC gene encoding excinuclease ABC subunit UvrC, translating into MADPQSYRPTDIPANPGVYRFIDDEGRVIYVGKASSLRNRLSNYFQDPAQLHPRTRAMVFTAVEVKWVVVGSEIEALTLEYAWIKEFAPRFNVMYRDDKSYPYLAITMSEQFPRVLVTRNAHRRKDKYYGPYTKVWAVREALDLLLRVFPMRSCTKGVFNSAHRTGRPCLNGYIDKCAAPCIGRISETEHRQIAKDMISFLDGSGEKLIKQKTAEMNQAAADYDFERAARLRDDISALTTVAERNTVVLEHDVDADIFGLEFDELEASVQVFFVRGGRIRGQRGWVTTVEDLGEAELLNQLLLQVYGMYAASPSSSKRSQARSVDDVEHTATDAIPREIWVPSQPTDSEALTAWLSELRGAGVRIRTPQRGPKAQLTETVHTNAVQALQRHKIQRAGDITERSQALEELRDGLELERAPLRIECYDISHTQGTHQVGSMVVFEDALAKKSDYRHFIVRGPDGNGARDDTAAMDEVLRRRLSRLTAGAPADDASDDEPLTSGNDVTDNKPRRFAYRPDLIVVDGGLPQVNAAQRVVDELGADVMIIGLAKRLEEIWIPGEEFPVILSRSSPALRLLQYLRDESHRFAITFHRKKRSKAMTRSALDDVPGLGPAKQKALLKHFGSLAKIKAASREELLRAPGIGPALADALTSQLAKNDQELAG